Part of the Microbulbifer salipaludis genome is shown below.
GTAGGCGATTTTCAGTGCCACCCATTCCGTTGGGTTTTGCGGAGATGTGGGTTTGGTATTTTTATTTCGATAGGCTTCCCGTTGCGCGACGATGATTTCCACGGTGGTGTAGACGGTGTTTTTGCATGGGGATCGTCGGTATCGTACGGCGCATAGTTGATCGCCGTATTTGTCGTGATAGCGCTTGCTGCCATCATCGCCCGGCCGGATTGTTTTTATAATTTCCATTTGCCCTCCTTGGCATTTGCAAATGCTTCCTACAGACCCAGCTCGTCCCACATGGCATCGATTTTTTGTGTGACTTCGGGATCTTTTACGATTGGTCTCCCCCACTCGCGGGTGGTTTCGCCGTCCCATTTATTGGTCGCGTCGAAACCGATCTTCGAGCCCAGCCCTGATACCGGTGAGGCGAAGTCGAGATAATCGATCGGGGTGTTCTCGACCATTACCGTATCGCGGGCGGGGTCCATTCTGGTGGTCATGGCCCAGATGACGTCGTTCCAGTCCCGTGCGTTGACGTCATCATCGGTGACGATCACAAACTTGGTGTACATGAATTGGCGCAAAAAAGACCAGACGCCCATCATGACCCGCTTGGCATGTCCCGGGTATTGCTTCTTCATGGTGACCACGGCGAGGCGGTATGAACAGCCCTCGGGCGGCAGGTAGAAATCGACAATTTCCGGAAATTGCTTGCGCAATATGGGTACGAAGACTTCATTCAGCGCTTCGCCTAGAACGGCCGGCTCATCCGGTGGGCGGCCGGTGTAGGTGCTGTGATAGATGGGATCTTTACGATGGGTGATCTTTTCTACGGTGAACACCGGGAAGCGATCGATTTCGTTGTAGTAGCCGGTGTGGTCGCCGTAGGGCCCCTCGTCGGCCATGTCGTCCGGATAGATATAGCCCTCCAGCACGTACTCGGCACTGGCGGGGACCTGCAGGTTGCTGAGCCGGGCTTCTGCCACTTCCGTTTTCCCGCCCCGGAGTAAGCCCGCAAAGGCGTATTCAGAGAGGGTATCCGGTACCGGGGTGACGGCGCCGAGAATGGTGGCTGGGTCAGCGCCGAGTGCGACAGCAACCGGGAAGGGCTCGCCAGGGAATTGCTGTTGCCATTCACGGAAGTCCAGCGCACCGCCCCGGTGGGATAGCCAGCGCATGATCAGGCGGTTTTTACCAATCAACTGCATGCGGTAGATACCGAGGTTCTGGCGCTTTTTCTCCGGCCCCCGGGTAATCACCAGGGGCCAGGTGACGAGGGGTGCGGCATCACCGGGCCAACAGGTCTGAATGGGGAGCTTGGTCAGGTCAACGTCGCCGGCGTTGATTTCAAACTGCTGGCAGTCGGCTTTGCTGATGACCTTGGGCCCCATGTTCATCACCTGCTTGAAGATGGGTAGTTTGTCCCAGGCATCGCGCAGACCTTCCGGCGGCTGCGGCTCCTTCAGGAAGGCGAGCAACTCACCCACCTCGCGCAGTTCGCTGACGGACTCGCGCCCCATGCCCAGGGCGACACGTTCGGGCGTGCCGAACAGATTGGCGAGTACGGGGGTGTCATATCCGGTGGGGTTTTCAAACAACAGGGCTGGGCCGCCGGCACGCAGCACGCGGTCGGCAATTTCTGTCATTTCCAGATAGGGGCTGACGGGATGTGTTATGCGCTTGAGGAGGCCGCGCTTTTCCAATAGCTGGATGAAGTCGCGCAGGTCGTTGTATTTCATGTGTTACCGGTCGACGAGAATTTCGACGGCCAGTGTAAAACAGTCAGAACAAAATGGGGAACATACACCGCACCAGCAGGCTCGGTGGCAGAACGGAAGGGGATATTGAACAACCCGCAGCATGGAACATGCTACGGGTTGCCGAACTTCTAGGCGGTAAAGCGTGCCTTAGAAGCGGGGACGACGCGGACGGTCTTCGCGCGGCTTGGCTTCGTTAACACGGATGTTACGGCCAGACAGCGGCTGATCATTCATTTCTTCGATTGCCTTACGCGCTTCGTCGTCGTTCGGCATTTCTACGAAACCAAAACCTTTAGAACGGCCAGTTTCCCGGTCAGTGATTACAGTAGCCCGGGAGATTTCACCGAACGCACCGAAAGCTTCGTGCAGTTCGTCAGAGGTTACGCCGTAGGCCAGATTTCCGATATAGATATTCACAAAAAAGTCTCACTAGAGTCAGTGGGCTGTCGAGCAATTCACAAATGGTAACCAGCTCCACCGAGTTATCCATTTGCGATTGGTCCAGAGTCGCTCGACTTCCCAGCCGGGCGAGACCAATTCGGGCAGTGCTGAAATACTGTTCAACACAACAATGTTGGCCTTTATATGCCTAACGCAATGCCTTTTCAACCGAATTCGGCGTAATTTCACGCCTGTTTCGTCGCATTGCAAAAATTCTCCACAAGATGCAAAAAAGGCCTGCAGTTTGCGCAAGCCTTATTGTGAAGAGGAATTATTTCCGTTTCATGGACAGGAAGAATTCGTCGTTGGTCTTGAAGTCCTTGAGCTTGTCGATCAGGAATTCAGTGGCGGCCAAGTCTTCCATATCGTGCAGCAACTTGCGCAGGATCCAAACCCGCTGCAGCTCGCCTTCGGGCATCAGCAGCTCTTCACGGCGGGTGCCGGAGCGACGCACGTTGATGGCCGGGTAAACCCGCTTTTCGGCGATTTTACGGTCCAGCTGCAGCTCCATGTTACCGGTGCCCTTGAACTCCTCGAAGATCACTTCGTCCATCTTGGAGCCGGTATCCACCAGCGCAGTGGCAATAATGGAGAGGCTACCGCCTTCTTCGATGTTTCGCGCCGCACCAAAGAAGCGCTTCGGACGCTCCAGGGCGTGCGCATCCACACCACCGGTCAGCACCTTACCGGAGCTCGGTACGGTGGTGTTGTAGGCACGCGCCAGTCGGGTGATGGAATCCAGCAGGATGACCACATCTTTCTTGTGCTCGACCAGGCGCTTGGCTTTCTCGATCACCATTTCGGCCACCTGCACGTGACGGGCGGGCGGCTCGTCGAAGGTGGAGGCGACCACTTCGCCGCGCACAGAGCGCTGCATCTCGGTCACTTCTTCCGGGCGCTCGTCGATCAGCAGAACGATCAGGTGGCACTCCGGGCTGTTGCGGGTGATGGCCTGGGCCATGTTCTGCAACATGATGGTTTTACCCGCCTTGGGCGGCGCAACAATCAGGCCACGCTGACCTTTGCCGATCGGTGCGATCAGGTCGATGATACGACCGATCAGGTCCTCGGAAGAGCCGTTTCCGCACTCGAGGCCGAGGCGCTCGTTGGGGAACAGCGGCGTGAGGTTTTCAAACAGGATCTTGTTGCGCGCATTTTCCGGCTTGTCGAAGTTGATCTCGCTGACCTTCAGCAGTGCGAAGTAGCGCTCACCTTCTTTGGGGGGACGGATTTTGCCGGAAATGGAGTCGCCGGTGCGGAGATTGAAGCGGCGGATCTGACTGGGGGAAACATAGATGTCATCGGGGCCTGCGAGGTAGGAGGAGTCGGCAGACCGCAAAAAGCCAAACCCGTCCTGAAGAATTTCCAACACACCCTCGCCGTATATGTCTTCACCGCTTTTGGCGTGGCGCTTGAGGATATTGAAAATGATGTCCTGCTTGCGCGAGCGGGCGACGTTTTCGAGCCCCATGCCCTTGGCAATTTCAATCAGCTCTTCGATGGGTTTGGTTTTTAATTCAGAAAGGTTCATACCAATTGCTTTATTTAGGTTTCTTCTGTCAGATGGCGCGGACGCACCGGAAGTGTTTGCGGGGGGATTTGAAAGTTCGATGTTGATAATGCCTGTATCGACCGGCCGACGGATTCGCTTTCCGCGCGCTACTCACTTGAACACTCTCTTGGATACCACCAAAACAGGGGTTACCGCTCGCAATTGGCACAATTGGCTTGGCAAAGGCGCCAGAGGGAAGATCGTTCAACTTGAGGAGTTTGCGCCGGAGAGGCTGTGACGACAGCGGGGTTGGCGACTTGGCTCAGGTCTGTACTGAACAGTTACTTTGATTACTAGGCAGTATAACGGCAGTTCGGCATCCTGCAAGGTCTATTTCTCGGGCTCTGGTGCCGCGACCCGGCAGTTGCAGGAAATGACACGGGGCGCCCTGACCTTGGCCAGTCACGCCCCGCACAGCCGGATCAGATCTGGCTGTCGATGAACTCGGTCAGCTGGGCGCGGGACAGCGCACCCACCTTGGTACCCTCGACGTTACCGCCCTTGAACAGCAACAGCGTGGGGATACCGCGGACGTTGTACTTGGCTGCCGCTTCTTTGTTGGCATCCACGTCCACTTTGACGATTTTCAGCTTGTCGCCGTAGTGGCCAGACAGGTCTTCCAGTACCGGAGCGATCATCTTGCAGGGACCGCACCATTGGGCCCAGAAGTCCACCAGTACCGGGCCCTCGGCCTTGAGTACTTCGGCTTCAAATTCTGCGTCGGTGACGTTGACGATGTTCGCGCTCATAGTGCTTTCCTGTAGTTCTGTTTCTTCAGGCCCCGCTGGCCCGCCGGCAGACATAATAAGTACCGCCCGCAGGCCCCGCAAGACAAATGGTCCCGCCACCGTTGCCATTTTGCCGCAACAGTTGGCATTTCGCCCTGATATAAGGGCCGCGCCACGGTTTTCAAGTGGCCGCGCTCACCCGTGCCGCCATGGTGGCTCAGTCAGAGGGCAGAAATCGCTGCAGGATCTCGTCCACATAGTCGTAACCAAACTCCGTGGTGGAGATGCGCGGCCCCAGGGGCTCCACCAACTGCATGGCCTCCAGTTTCGCCCATTCCCCCGCCAGGGTGGACAGGGGCAGGCCGGTGTAGGCCGGAAAAGACATTGCCGGCACCCCCTTTTCCAGCCGCAAGGTATTCATGAGGAATTCCAGCGGGCGCTCGGCAATGGCAACGTCTGTCACTTTGGCCTGTGGGAAGTCACCACCGCCCTTACCAAGGGCACACCCCAGTGCCAGGTAGTCCCGGGGGGCTCGGGTACGCTGGGTGCGGATGATCCGGCCACTGTCGGGCAAGATGAATTTACCGTGGGCGCCGGCACCGATGCCTATGTAGTCCGCAAACGACCAGTAGTTGAGGTTGTGGCGAGACGCCAGGCCAGTGCGCGCATAGGCAGACACCTCATAGCGGCCATAGCCCTCCCCCGCCAGATAGGCCCGGCCCGCCTGTTGAATCTCGGCGATCTGCTCGGAGCCCGGGGTCACCGGTGGCGCAGAATAGAAGGCCGTATTCGGCTCGATCGTGAGCTGGTACCAGGAGATGTGCTCGGCACCCAGCGCCACCGCCTGCTTCAGATCCTGTAGTGCATCCACCTCTCCCTGTCCGGGCAGGCCGTGCATCAGGTCGATATTGATGTTATCGAAACCCGCCGCCCGCGCCTGTGTCGCCGCCGTGTGCGCCTCGGCACCGGAGTGGATGCGCCCGAGGTTCTGCAGCTGTAACGGGTCGAAGCTCTGCACGCCGATCGACAGGCGATTGACGCCGGCACTGTGATAGCCGGCGAACTTCGCCTGCTCAAAGGTGCCGGGGTTGGCTTCCAGGGTGATCTCGATATCCGGCGCAAAGCCCACGAGGGATTCCGCCAGGTTGAGAATGCGCTCGATCGCCAGCGGCGAAAACAGGCTGGGGGTACCGCCACCGAAGAAGATCGAGCCGAGCTTGCGCCCCTGAATCCAGCCGAGCTGGCTGCGCAGGTCCCGCTCCAGCTGGTCCACATATTCGGCCTCCGGCAGCTGGCTAGCGGCCGGTTCGCTGTTGGTTCCGTGCCGAATGGAGACATGTTCACCTGACCCGGAGGAGCGATCAGCCGCGGGGACCTGATGGGAGTTGAAATCGCAGTAGGGGCATTTGCGCACACACCAGGGTATATGCACATACAGACTCAACGGGGGCAGCACCAGTGGCTGGGTATCGGCGCTCAATGTGGTGAACTCAAAGCAGCTTCTTGCCGATAGCGGCGTGGCGGAACTGTTCGGGCACCACCATTTCCTCGTGCCACAGCTGCTCGAACTTCTTTACGGCCTGAGCGCGGTGGCTCAAGCGGTTTTTCACCTCGCGGGGCAATTGCGCGGAGGTAAGCTTTTCCGACGGCACATAAAACAGGGGGTCGTAACCGAAGCCCTGGTCCCCCGCAGGCCGGGTGAGAATCTGGCCGGGCCAGTGCGCGGTGCACACCAGTGGCACCGGGTCGTCAGGCGTACGCACGAACGCGAGCGCACAGTGAAAAGCCGCGGTGCGCTTTTCCGCGGGCACCCCGTCCAGTGCTTCCATCAGTTTGCGGTTGTTGTCCTCATCACTGGCACCGGCACCGGCATAACGCGCCGAATAAATTCCGGGGGCACCATCGAGCGCATCCACCGCCAGCCCGGAGTCGTCCGCCAGCGCCGGAAGCCCGCTGGCACGGCTGGCA
Proteins encoded:
- the ubiD gene encoding 4-hydroxy-3-polyprenylbenzoate decarboxylase; protein product: MKYNDLRDFIQLLEKRGLLKRITHPVSPYLEMTEIADRVLRAGGPALLFENPTGYDTPVLANLFGTPERVALGMGRESVSELREVGELLAFLKEPQPPEGLRDAWDKLPIFKQVMNMGPKVISKADCQQFEINAGDVDLTKLPIQTCWPGDAAPLVTWPLVITRGPEKKRQNLGIYRMQLIGKNRLIMRWLSHRGGALDFREWQQQFPGEPFPVAVALGADPATILGAVTPVPDTLSEYAFAGLLRGGKTEVAEARLSNLQVPASAEYVLEGYIYPDDMADEGPYGDHTGYYNEIDRFPVFTVEKITHRKDPIYHSTYTGRPPDEPAVLGEALNEVFVPILRKQFPEIVDFYLPPEGCSYRLAVVTMKKQYPGHAKRVMMGVWSFLRQFMYTKFVIVTDDDVNARDWNDVIWAMTTRMDPARDTVMVENTPIDYLDFASPVSGLGSKIGFDATNKWDGETTREWGRPIVKDPEVTQKIDAMWDELGL
- a CDS encoding RNA recognition motif domain-containing protein; translation: MNIYIGNLAYGVTSDELHEAFGAFGEISRATVITDRETGRSKGFGFVEMPNDDEARKAIEEMNDQPLSGRNIRVNEAKPREDRPRRPRF
- the rho gene encoding transcription termination factor Rho, producing the protein MNLSELKTKPIEELIEIAKGMGLENVARSRKQDIIFNILKRHAKSGEDIYGEGVLEILQDGFGFLRSADSSYLAGPDDIYVSPSQIRRFNLRTGDSISGKIRPPKEGERYFALLKVSEINFDKPENARNKILFENLTPLFPNERLGLECGNGSSEDLIGRIIDLIAPIGKGQRGLIVAPPKAGKTIMLQNMAQAITRNSPECHLIVLLIDERPEEVTEMQRSVRGEVVASTFDEPPARHVQVAEMVIEKAKRLVEHKKDVVILLDSITRLARAYNTTVPSSGKVLTGGVDAHALERPKRFFGAARNIEEGGSLSIIATALVDTGSKMDEVIFEEFKGTGNMELQLDRKIAEKRVYPAINVRRSGTRREELLMPEGELQRVWILRKLLHDMEDLAATEFLIDKLKDFKTNDEFFLSMKRK
- the trxA gene encoding thioredoxin TrxA, coding for MSANIVNVTDAEFEAEVLKAEGPVLVDFWAQWCGPCKMIAPVLEDLSGHYGDKLKIVKVDVDANKEAAAKYNVRGIPTLLLFKGGNVEGTKVGALSRAQLTEFIDSQI
- the hemW gene encoding radical SAM family heme chaperone HemW → MSADTQPLVLPPLSLYVHIPWCVRKCPYCDFNSHQVPAADRSSGSGEHVSIRHGTNSEPAASQLPEAEYVDQLERDLRSQLGWIQGRKLGSIFFGGGTPSLFSPLAIERILNLAESLVGFAPDIEITLEANPGTFEQAKFAGYHSAGVNRLSIGVQSFDPLQLQNLGRIHSGAEAHTAATQARAAGFDNINIDLMHGLPGQGEVDALQDLKQAVALGAEHISWYQLTIEPNTAFYSAPPVTPGSEQIAEIQQAGRAYLAGEGYGRYEVSAYARTGLASRHNLNYWSFADYIGIGAGAHGKFILPDSGRIIRTQRTRAPRDYLALGCALGKGGGDFPQAKVTDVAIAERPLEFLMNTLRLEKGVPAMSFPAYTGLPLSTLAGEWAKLEAMQLVEPLGPRISTTEFGYDYVDEILQRFLPSD
- the rdgB gene encoding RdgB/HAM1 family non-canonical purine NTP pyrophosphatase, translating into MEKIVLASGNAGKLKEFSQLFAGWQIAVLPQSDFLQQEAEETGLSFIENALIKARHASRASGLPALADDSGLAVDALDGAPGIYSARYAGAGASDEDNNRKLMEALDGVPAEKRTAAFHCALAFVRTPDDPVPLVCTAHWPGQILTRPAGDQGFGYDPLFYVPSEKLTSAQLPREVKNRLSHRAQAVKKFEQLWHEEMVVPEQFRHAAIGKKLL